The proteins below are encoded in one region of Bremerella sp. P1:
- a CDS encoding sugar phosphate isomerase/epimerase family protein, producing the protein MAKFSMNQMTTLRWSFEQDCFRYREAGLSAIHVWRDKLHDFGEAKGAILLEELGLEVSALSWAGGFTGSDGRNFKDAVSDAKHAVDLAQELNAGCLIVYSGARGGHISKHAQRLFSGALEELIPYAEAHGVTLAIKPIRHKYGCDWTLVRRMTDALQLIDIIDSPRFKLVLDLYEFGDQAEVLDNLHLLVPYLALVQVGDRGCEPLEEPNRCLLGDGQLSLNATIAKLIQLGYDGPFDIELMGRDVQQLEYEHLLAHSMGYLQTMNSTT; encoded by the coding sequence TCTCGGCTATTCATGTCTGGCGGGACAAGCTGCACGACTTCGGTGAAGCCAAAGGCGCTATCCTCCTGGAAGAGCTAGGCCTGGAAGTTTCGGCACTCAGCTGGGCTGGCGGTTTCACCGGTAGCGACGGACGGAACTTCAAAGATGCCGTCAGCGACGCTAAGCATGCGGTCGACCTTGCTCAGGAACTGAACGCTGGCTGCCTGATCGTTTACAGCGGAGCACGTGGCGGGCACATCAGTAAGCACGCCCAGCGATTATTCTCGGGCGCACTCGAAGAACTCATTCCTTACGCCGAAGCCCATGGAGTGACGCTCGCCATCAAACCGATCCGGCACAAGTACGGCTGCGACTGGACTCTTGTCCGCCGCATGACCGACGCGCTGCAATTGATCGACATCATCGACTCGCCAAGATTCAAGTTGGTGCTCGACTTGTACGAGTTCGGCGATCAAGCCGAGGTACTCGACAACCTGCATCTTCTGGTGCCGTACCTGGCCCTGGTGCAAGTTGGCGACCGCGGCTGCGAACCGCTGGAAGAACCCAACCGCTGTTTGCTGGGCGACGGACAGCTGTCACTCAACGCGACGATCGCGAAGCTGATCCAACTCGGCTACGACGGCCCCTTCGATATCGAATTGATGGGGCGCGATGTCCAACAGCTCGAATACGAACACCTGCTGGCCCACAGCATGGGTTACCTGCAAACGATGAATAGCACGACGTAA
- a CDS encoding outer membrane protein assembly factor BamB family protein → MPIRVRSLSCSLWLLLAFVSPALLIAEDWPTFLGPRHNSTSLETGLQVPWPKGGPEIVWQRKLGTGYGTGSIADGKFFQFDRHGDQNRLEVLEVTTGHKLWQYEYGTEYEDALGYNNGPRCSPVIDDGLVYIYGAEGELHCVSIQTHEAVWKRNLSEEFNVVPNFFGVGSTPVIFEDKLLVMVGGSPEEFKGLGPYQIDRVTGNGSAIVAIDKKTGKTIYKISDELASYASLTLAEIDGRPWCFAFLRGGLLGFDPRDGAIDFHYPWRAKKLESVNASTPVVVGNEVFISECYALGSTLLKVKPGGYEVIWKDEERSRDHAMETHWNTAVYKDGYLYASSGRHSHQAELRCIEWKTGKVSWAEPSLTRSSLLLVEDYLICLSEYGTLRLLKVNPEKFDVISEVFLEDEDGNALLKPPAWSAPILSNGRLFVRGDDRLICLQVIPPGK, encoded by the coding sequence ATGCCGATACGGGTTCGCTCCCTTTCTTGTTCACTCTGGTTATTACTGGCGTTCGTCTCCCCTGCCTTGCTGATCGCCGAAGACTGGCCAACCTTCCTGGGGCCGCGTCACAACAGCACTTCCCTCGAAACAGGACTTCAGGTTCCCTGGCCCAAGGGAGGCCCTGAAATCGTTTGGCAACGCAAACTGGGGACGGGCTACGGTACCGGCAGCATCGCCGACGGCAAGTTCTTTCAGTTCGATCGCCATGGTGACCAAAATCGATTGGAAGTCTTGGAAGTCACCACCGGCCACAAGCTATGGCAGTATGAATATGGGACCGAGTACGAAGACGCACTTGGCTATAACAACGGTCCGCGTTGTAGCCCGGTGATCGATGACGGTCTGGTTTACATTTATGGTGCCGAAGGGGAATTGCACTGCGTCAGCATCCAAACGCATGAGGCGGTCTGGAAGCGAAACTTGTCCGAAGAGTTCAACGTCGTGCCCAACTTCTTCGGTGTCGGCAGCACGCCGGTGATCTTCGAAGACAAGCTGCTGGTGATGGTTGGCGGCAGTCCCGAAGAGTTCAAAGGCCTGGGTCCCTATCAGATCGATCGTGTAACTGGCAACGGCAGCGCGATCGTGGCGATCGACAAGAAGACCGGTAAGACGATCTACAAGATCTCCGACGAACTGGCCAGCTATGCGAGTCTCACGCTGGCCGAGATCGACGGTCGTCCCTGGTGCTTTGCTTTCTTGCGGGGCGGACTGCTCGGGTTTGATCCGCGTGATGGTGCGATCGACTTCCATTATCCATGGCGCGCGAAGAAGCTGGAAAGCGTCAACGCCAGCACGCCGGTGGTGGTGGGAAACGAAGTCTTCATCTCGGAATGCTATGCCCTGGGCAGCACGCTGTTGAAAGTGAAGCCGGGTGGATACGAAGTGATTTGGAAGGATGAAGAACGCAGTCGCGATCACGCAATGGAAACGCACTGGAATACGGCCGTCTATAAGGATGGCTATCTGTATGCCAGCAGTGGGCGCCACTCGCACCAGGCCGAACTACGATGTATCGAGTGGAAGACCGGCAAGGTGTCATGGGCCGAGCCCAGCCTGACGCGAAGCTCGCTGCTGTTGGTCGAAGACTACCTGATTTGCCTGAGCGAGTACGGAACGCTGCGTCTGTTGAAAGTGAACCCGGAAAAGTTCGATGTCATCTCCGAGGTTTTCCTGGAAGATGAAGACGGCAACGCGCTGCTCAAGCCCCCGGCCTGGTCCGCCCCAATTCTTTCGAACGGGCGTTTGTTTGTACGAGGAGATGACCGGCTGATCTGCTTGCAGGTGATTCCACCCGGCAAATAA
- the arfB gene encoding alternative ribosome rescue aminoacyl-tRNA hydrolase ArfB, with translation MSTFDISPSIRIPWSELHFSYARSSGPGGQHVNKTNTKATLKWNVQQTEALPPTVKQRFEKHWGARINKEGFLVITSEESREQRSNMEACLEKLKHMVMLSAKRPKTRIPTKPSRSSVKRTQEKKRQHSDRKSQRRQSKNISYRKD, from the coding sequence ATGTCGACCTTTGATATCAGTCCGTCTATCCGCATCCCCTGGAGCGAATTGCACTTTTCGTATGCGCGCTCGAGCGGGCCAGGGGGGCAGCACGTCAACAAGACCAACACCAAAGCCACGCTCAAGTGGAATGTGCAGCAGACCGAAGCCTTGCCACCAACGGTCAAACAGCGTTTCGAGAAGCACTGGGGCGCTCGCATCAACAAGGAAGGCTTCCTGGTGATCACCAGCGAGGAAAGCCGCGAGCAGCGGAGCAACATGGAGGCCTGCCTGGAAAAGCTGAAGCACATGGTGATGCTTTCGGCCAAGCGTCCCAAGACGCGCATTCCGACCAAACCTTCACGCAGTTCGGTCAAACGTACCCAGGAAAAGAAACGCCAGCATAGCGATCGCAAGAGTCAGCGACGGCAATCGAAGAACATCTCGTACCGCAAAGACTAG
- a CDS encoding UvrB/UvrC motif-containing protein, whose amino-acid sequence MDSSDHSENIDHILNTWNFEPGRLTARITTASDGRDVLQMRIEMGLLQMEINGRPDGERPYDFDSYLEYLQSQYLTDPTVPLTEDDCVEIDREFVQLYHRRICWLALREYEKAVRDADHTLALMDVCRDHSDDEEWIDSHEHFRPFVMFHRIQAKALIELEKHTPEHAIEQLTEGVEQLREFYESEGMEDGEEFESEELHVRLIELRETLREQFDVGQTLNEQLADAVANERYEQAAKLRDRIHKREDPR is encoded by the coding sequence ATGGACTCCTCCGATCACTCCGAAAACATCGACCACATCCTCAATACGTGGAATTTTGAGCCTGGCCGGCTAACGGCCCGGATCACTACCGCCTCGGATGGACGTGACGTGCTGCAGATGCGGATCGAGATGGGTCTGTTGCAAATGGAAATCAATGGAAGGCCTGATGGTGAAAGGCCTTACGACTTTGATTCCTATCTCGAATACCTGCAGTCTCAGTACCTGACCGATCCAACAGTTCCGCTCACCGAGGATGATTGCGTCGAGATCGATCGCGAATTCGTCCAGCTATATCACCGTCGAATTTGCTGGCTGGCACTGCGTGAATACGAGAAAGCTGTCCGCGATGCCGATCACACGCTGGCCTTGATGGATGTCTGCCGCGATCACTCAGACGACGAAGAGTGGATCGACAGCCATGAGCATTTTCGCCCATTTGTGATGTTCCATCGCATTCAGGCCAAAGCCCTGATCGAGCTGGAAAAACACACGCCAGAGCACGCGATCGAGCAGCTGACCGAAGGGGTCGAGCAGCTTCGCGAATTCTACGAGTCCGAAGGGATGGAAGACGGCGAAGAATTCGAGTCGGAAGAGCTGCACGTTCGCCTGATCGAGCTGCGTGAGACGCTTCGCGAGCAGTTCGACGTCGGACAGACGCTCAACGAACAATTGGCCGATGCGGTCGCCAACGAGCGTTACGAACAGGCCGCGAAGCTGCGTGATCGCATTCACAAGCGGGAAGATCCTCGCTAA
- a CDS encoding Gfo/Idh/MocA family oxidoreductase — protein sequence MSEKTTKPSPQKNVQRRTFLKGSAALGTAAAVGSLSMARSAHAAGNDELKVALIGCGGRGNGAAVNATKGDENLKVTVLADIFPDKVEASKRILSRQLGDRLAVTDENCFSGFDAYKQVMETDVDVVLLCTTPHFRPAHLEAAIAAGKHVFCEKPVAIDAPGCRKVMETVEKAKQKNLSIVSGLCWRYHPSVIATVEKIKEGLIGDVVSMQENYLAGTLWHRGNKEEWSEMEYQIRNWLYFTWLSGDHIAEQAIHSIDKAQWIMDDQAPVSCFGLGGREVRTGEEYGNIFDHHAVMFEYAGGQKMFHYTRQMKGCFNQTEDFIMGTKGNAKILAGTIEGQNNWKYDGPSGNMYDLEHKALYAGMRSGNIINNGEYMTKSTMCAIMGRMATYTGKKVSWDEAWNSQEDLTPKSYEWGPVTIPTPIAVPGQTKLV from the coding sequence ATGTCCGAGAAGACGACCAAACCTTCGCCACAGAAAAATGTCCAGCGTCGTACATTCCTCAAAGGTTCCGCCGCACTTGGTACCGCCGCCGCGGTTGGCAGCTTGAGTATGGCCCGTTCGGCCCACGCCGCTGGCAATGATGAATTGAAAGTGGCTTTGATCGGTTGTGGTGGCCGTGGCAACGGAGCCGCCGTCAATGCAACCAAGGGTGACGAAAACCTGAAGGTCACCGTTCTGGCCGACATCTTCCCAGACAAAGTGGAAGCTTCGAAGCGAATCCTGTCCCGTCAGTTGGGCGATCGCCTGGCCGTGACCGACGAAAACTGCTTCAGCGGTTTCGATGCTTACAAGCAAGTGATGGAAACCGACGTCGACGTTGTGCTGCTGTGCACCACGCCTCACTTCCGTCCAGCGCACCTGGAAGCCGCGATTGCTGCCGGCAAGCACGTCTTCTGTGAAAAGCCTGTCGCGATCGATGCTCCTGGTTGCCGCAAGGTGATGGAAACCGTCGAGAAGGCCAAGCAAAAGAACCTGAGCATTGTCAGCGGTCTGTGCTGGCGTTACCATCCGTCGGTGATCGCCACCGTCGAGAAGATCAAGGAAGGCTTGATCGGTGACGTGGTCTCGATGCAGGAAAACTACCTGGCCGGTACCCTGTGGCATCGTGGCAACAAGGAAGAATGGTCGGAGATGGAATACCAGATCCGCAACTGGCTGTACTTCACTTGGCTGTCCGGCGATCATATCGCGGAACAAGCTATCCACAGCATCGACAAGGCACAGTGGATCATGGACGACCAGGCCCCGGTCAGCTGCTTTGGCCTGGGTGGTCGCGAAGTTCGTACCGGTGAAGAGTATGGCAATATCTTCGATCACCACGCCGTCATGTTTGAATACGCTGGCGGTCAGAAGATGTTCCATTACACCCGTCAGATGAAGGGCTGCTTCAACCAGACCGAAGACTTCATCATGGGTACCAAGGGTAACGCCAAGATTCTGGCTGGTACCATCGAAGGCCAGAACAACTGGAAGTACGACGGCCCAAGCGGCAACATGTACGACCTGGAACACAAGGCCCTCTATGCCGGCATGCGTTCGGGCAACATCATCAACAACGGTGAGTACATGACCAAGAGCACCATGTGTGCGATCATGGGCCGTATGGCGACTTACACCGGTAAGAAGGTGAGCTGGGACGAAGCTTGGAACAGCCAAGAAGACCTGACTCCTAAGTCGTACGAATGGGGTCCTGTCACGATCCCAACCCCGATCGCCGTTCCTGGTCAGACCAAGTTGGTCTAA
- a CDS encoding ABC transporter permease, producing the protein MNPSPARRPLLSVASFILAAAALAIALVTWGDPLSVRLTLATSLYALAVIAITLPPATATSLLLFRTNLAGRGVLLSLLVIWLFVPIYVHIAGWRDLFGPQGWFEIPSPFDPGSNLIDGWTGLLWLHSLAAFPWVVLITGMAFTRSPAGLEDDARLDVTPLAVLAKVTLRQNWDAVLVAAAWIIVTVFGEMSIASVCNVRTYAEVVFTGIPLGQSTSESAMTIAPGTVLIVGLIMLTAWLANGLRPMATDVEVRHPKLLPLGRRRTMASLAVWALFLIAFAPPIVGLVYKVGITIDQVDGQFIRGWSLTKVFTLTLSSASIYREELLWTLALSMTVAIVTTLVSLLLSDLATRSLWGGRLVSLLCAVLFAVPGTIVGIGIAWGSNRPWLSPLAPLIDRSIFAPALAILTVSVPLVTFFYWHAMHTSRQLYEMARIDGSSWWRTWTRVVLPANIPVIVAGSLIALVLAANDVSASVMVLPAGIDTISRRIFGLLHFGGEDNVAGILLMNLAAVAVLSVVIRRLASWRGRNDFGDSVP; encoded by the coding sequence TTGAATCCATCCCCAGCCCGACGTCCTCTGCTTTCGGTAGCCTCGTTTATCTTGGCCGCCGCTGCGTTGGCTATCGCGCTGGTGACCTGGGGCGATCCTCTGTCGGTTCGCTTGACCTTGGCGACTTCGCTCTACGCGCTCGCGGTCATCGCGATCACCTTGCCTCCAGCAACGGCGACGAGCCTGCTTCTTTTTCGTACGAACCTTGCCGGCCGCGGCGTACTGCTTTCGCTGCTGGTGATCTGGCTGTTCGTTCCGATCTACGTACATATCGCCGGCTGGCGTGATCTGTTCGGACCGCAAGGCTGGTTTGAGATTCCCAGTCCTTTCGATCCCGGCAGTAACCTGATCGACGGCTGGACCGGACTGCTTTGGCTACACAGTCTGGCCGCGTTTCCGTGGGTGGTTCTGATCACCGGGATGGCCTTCACGCGAAGTCCGGCAGGCCTGGAAGACGATGCCCGCCTGGATGTCACGCCGCTAGCCGTACTGGCCAAGGTCACCCTACGGCAAAACTGGGACGCGGTCCTCGTCGCGGCCGCATGGATCATCGTAACCGTCTTTGGCGAAATGAGTATTGCCAGTGTCTGCAATGTGCGAACGTATGCCGAAGTCGTTTTTACCGGCATCCCACTGGGGCAATCGACAAGCGAATCCGCCATGACCATTGCCCCCGGCACCGTCTTGATCGTCGGCTTGATCATGCTGACGGCCTGGTTGGCCAATGGACTGCGTCCGATGGCCACCGATGTCGAAGTTAGGCATCCCAAGCTATTGCCCCTGGGTCGCCGCCGCACCATGGCGTCGCTGGCAGTCTGGGCGTTGTTTCTGATCGCGTTCGCTCCGCCGATTGTGGGACTGGTTTACAAAGTGGGGATCACCATCGACCAGGTCGACGGCCAGTTCATTCGCGGCTGGTCCTTGACCAAGGTCTTCACGTTAACGCTGAGCAGTGCGAGCATCTATCGCGAAGAACTGCTCTGGACCCTGGCCCTCAGCATGACGGTAGCTATCGTGACCACGCTCGTCAGTCTGCTGCTGAGCGATCTCGCCACGCGTAGTCTCTGGGGAGGTCGCCTGGTTTCGCTACTTTGTGCGGTGCTGTTTGCGGTCCCCGGAACGATCGTGGGGATCGGTATTGCCTGGGGCTCGAACCGACCTTGGCTTTCCCCTTTGGCACCCTTGATCGATCGCAGCATCTTTGCCCCGGCCCTGGCAATCCTGACAGTATCCGTGCCGCTGGTGACGTTCTTCTACTGGCACGCGATGCATACCTCACGGCAGCTTTACGAGATGGCCCGCATCGACGGCAGCTCGTGGTGGCGGACGTGGACGCGGGTTGTCCTTCCGGCGAATATTCCCGTGATCGTCGCTGGCTCGCTGATTGCCCTGGTGCTGGCAGCCAACGACGTCTCCGCCTCGGTGATGGTGCTGCCGGCCGGTATCGATACGATCTCACGGCGTATCTTCGGGCTACTTCATTTTGGTGGAGAAGACAACGTCGCCGGCATTTTGCTGATGAACCTTGCGGCGGTGGCCGTGCTTTCGGTCGTGATTCGCCGCCTGGCCAGTTGGCGCGGTCGCAACGATTTTGGCGATTCCGTGCCGTAA
- a CDS encoding DUF1570 domain-containing protein, giving the protein MRLWNSLSLLLILLAAVNLRADDISFERDGQRIDLKGQVIATHEAGLILHTPDGKMWPIQNAEIVQREKTTAPFELQTKEQLIETVLAEMPPGSQVIETSHYVVAYNTSRAYAQWVAGMLERLHRGFTSYWTQRGLKLEEPKQPMVALVFDNQDSFAQYGQAELGDAAKSVIGFYSMHTNYVVMFDLTGGAGDSSRRTLSTRDIQRLMSRPDFQWSLATVVHEATHQLAFNAGLQKRYADVPLWFSEGLAIYFETPDVSSSRGWRGIGQVSAPRLKQFQQAARTSSQPFLPDMLINDDSLRKAATAMDRYSQAWAVTYYLQKRKPEEYDAYLKELSEIQPLHDPSQTERVRLFQKHFGADLTELENEVRQMMLGLRP; this is encoded by the coding sequence ATGCGTTTATGGAATTCACTGTCGCTACTGCTCATCTTGCTTGCCGCGGTCAATCTTCGCGCCGACGACATCTCGTTTGAGCGCGACGGCCAGCGAATCGACCTCAAGGGACAGGTCATCGCCACGCACGAGGCTGGCCTCATCCTGCACACGCCAGACGGGAAGATGTGGCCAATTCAAAACGCTGAGATCGTCCAACGAGAGAAGACGACCGCTCCCTTCGAGCTTCAAACCAAAGAGCAACTGATCGAGACCGTCCTGGCCGAAATGCCGCCGGGCTCGCAGGTGATCGAAACCTCGCACTACGTGGTCGCCTACAACACTTCCAGGGCCTACGCTCAGTGGGTTGCCGGCATGCTTGAGCGACTGCACCGGGGCTTTACCAGCTACTGGACGCAGCGTGGCTTGAAGCTGGAAGAACCGAAACAGCCGATGGTGGCCCTCGTGTTCGACAATCAAGATAGCTTTGCTCAGTACGGTCAGGCCGAATTGGGAGACGCGGCGAAGAGTGTCATTGGCTTCTACAGCATGCACACGAACTACGTCGTCATGTTCGACCTGACCGGCGGAGCAGGGGACTCGTCGCGTCGCACGCTGAGCACACGTGACATTCAGCGGCTCATGTCACGCCCCGACTTTCAATGGAGCCTGGCCACGGTCGTCCACGAGGCAACCCACCAGTTGGCCTTCAACGCCGGATTGCAGAAGCGTTACGCGGATGTGCCGCTGTGGTTCTCGGAAGGTTTGGCAATCTACTTCGAGACACCGGACGTCTCTAGCAGTCGCGGTTGGCGAGGCATCGGCCAAGTTAGTGCCCCACGGCTGAAGCAGTTCCAGCAAGCAGCCCGCACGAGCTCGCAACCCTTTCTGCCGGACATGCTGATCAACGACGACTCGCTGCGCAAAGCGGCCACCGCCATGGATCGCTACTCCCAGGCCTGGGCTGTGACGTATTACCTTCAGAAGCGAAAGCCAGAAGAATACGACGCCTACCTCAAAGAGCTTTCCGAGATCCAGCCCCTGCACGATCCCTCGCAAACCGAACGCGTTCGCCTATTCCAAAAACATTTCGGAGCAGACCTGACAGAGCTCGAAAACGAGGTCCGCCAGATGATGCTTGGCTTGCGGCCTTAG
- a CDS encoding PQQ-like beta-propeller repeat protein — protein sequence MTIFRLLTLALVTGLLASTASAESWPQFRGPSGDGIATAKNVPLNWSSDENIVWKTPIPGKGWSSPVLVGDKIWLTTAIVTLLSEEEKNERLKDAKPFARNQSNLASDVQLKAIEVDYKTGELLRTVDLFHVDDPLTVHLTNSYASPTPVAEGKYVYCYFGTYGACCIDTETAKIVWKNNDNALEYNVGPGSSPVVVGDLVILTCDGVNEQYITAVDKKTGKTVWKTERPPFRTDDGDRKKAYATPLVVEINGQTQVIIPGAQWVCAYDPKTGKELWRADHGSGFSNVPAPVFENGTVYICSGFMRPQLFAIRTDGEGDVTDSHIEWTFSRQVPTTPSPIIIDGRIYMVSDRGVATCVDAATGQEVWTSRMGGNYSASPTYANGRIYFCSESGMTTVIKPGDEYDVIAENDLGERIMANPIFLDGNLVIRTADNLYRIREEK from the coding sequence ATGACCATCTTTCGTCTGCTTACGCTTGCTCTTGTGACGGGACTCTTGGCCAGTACGGCCTCAGCCGAAAGCTGGCCACAATTCCGCGGACCAAGCGGTGACGGTATCGCCACGGCCAAGAATGTGCCGTTGAACTGGTCCTCCGACGAGAACATCGTGTGGAAGACGCCCATTCCTGGTAAAGGCTGGTCGTCGCCCGTGTTGGTGGGAGACAAGATCTGGCTGACCACGGCCATCGTGACCCTTCTATCGGAAGAAGAGAAGAACGAACGCCTGAAAGATGCCAAGCCGTTTGCCCGTAATCAATCGAACCTCGCTTCGGACGTCCAACTGAAGGCCATCGAAGTCGACTACAAGACGGGCGAACTGCTCAGAACGGTCGACCTTTTTCATGTCGACGACCCGCTGACCGTGCACCTGACCAACTCGTACGCCTCACCAACCCCAGTCGCCGAAGGCAAATACGTCTACTGCTACTTCGGAACGTACGGCGCGTGCTGTATCGATACCGAGACGGCCAAGATTGTCTGGAAGAACAACGACAATGCCCTTGAGTACAACGTCGGTCCTGGCAGTTCGCCGGTTGTCGTTGGCGACCTGGTCATCCTGACCTGCGATGGGGTCAACGAGCAGTACATCACCGCGGTTGATAAGAAGACCGGCAAGACCGTTTGGAAGACCGAGCGTCCTCCGTTCCGCACCGACGACGGCGACCGTAAGAAAGCGTATGCCACGCCGCTGGTCGTCGAGATCAATGGGCAAACCCAGGTCATCATCCCCGGGGCTCAGTGGGTTTGTGCCTACGATCCGAAGACGGGCAAGGAACTGTGGCGTGCCGATCACGGCAGCGGATTCTCGAATGTGCCGGCCCCTGTGTTTGAGAATGGCACCGTCTACATTTGCTCTGGCTTTATGCGTCCTCAATTGTTCGCCATTCGCACCGATGGCGAGGGAGACGTGACCGACTCGCACATCGAATGGACCTTTAGCCGTCAGGTGCCTACCACGCCTTCACCGATAATCATTGACGGAAGAATCTACATGGTCAGCGATCGCGGTGTGGCGACCTGTGTAGATGCTGCGACGGGCCAAGAGGTGTGGACCAGCCGCATGGGCGGCAACTACAGTGCCTCGCCCACGTACGCCAATGGCCGTATCTACTTCTGCAGCGAGTCCGGCATGACCACCGTGATCAAGCCAGGCGACGAGTATGACGTGATCGCCGAAAACGACCTGGGCGAACGCATCATGGCCAACCCGATCTTCCTGGACGGCAACCTGGTCATCCGCACCGCCGATAATCTCTATCGCATTCGTGAAGAGAAGTAA
- a CDS encoding FmdB family zinc ribbon protein: protein MPLFEYTCQACQSQFELLVRGSDKPKCPECGSVKLEKAWSVPAAHTGGKSNELPVCGPMPSSGGGCGLPQCGTGGCQFG, encoded by the coding sequence ATGCCGCTGTTTGAATACACTTGCCAGGCCTGCCAGAGCCAGTTTGAGTTGCTGGTGCGTGGCAGCGATAAACCGAAATGCCCCGAATGTGGCAGCGTCAAATTGGAAAAGGCCTGGAGCGTGCCAGCAGCCCACACAGGCGGTAAATCGAACGAGCTTCCCGTATGCGGGCCGATGCCCAGCAGTGGCGGCGGATGCGGTCTGCCTCAATGCGGCACCGGCGGCTGCCAGTTTGGCTAA
- a CDS encoding NAD(P)H-hydrate epimerase, whose translation MSDRPMLTRQQSRAVDVLAAEKYHIPGVILMENAGRGSAELLLSRSPASVLICCGPGNNGGDGYVIARHLDLLGVPVKVALFCPRDRIHGDALINFTIIEAAGIEIIDFADEPLCQWFSPRLQEADWVIDALLGTGVTSPPREPIASAIRQINASDTQVMAIDIPSGLDCDTGQPNDPTIEAVFTATFVTSKPGYAKPSAQPYVGEIHIVDIGTPQALLHEVLR comes from the coding sequence ATGTCTGATCGCCCCATGCTTACCCGGCAGCAGTCGCGAGCCGTCGACGTGCTGGCCGCTGAAAAATACCACATCCCCGGCGTAATCCTCATGGAAAACGCTGGTCGGGGAAGTGCCGAACTGCTGCTTTCGCGAAGTCCGGCCAGTGTCCTGATCTGTTGCGGCCCAGGAAACAACGGCGGCGATGGATATGTCATTGCTCGGCACTTGGACCTTTTAGGCGTGCCGGTGAAAGTCGCGTTGTTCTGTCCGCGGGATCGAATCCACGGGGACGCACTCATTAATTTTACAATCATCGAGGCCGCTGGCATTGAGATTATCGATTTCGCCGATGAGCCTCTTTGCCAGTGGTTTTCGCCGCGGCTTCAAGAGGCCGACTGGGTGATCGATGCGCTGCTAGGCACTGGCGTCACCTCGCCACCGCGCGAGCCGATCGCGTCTGCCATTCGTCAGATTAACGCCTCCGATACCCAGGTCATGGCGATCGACATTCCCAGCGGTCTCGACTGCGATACGGGTCAACCGAACGATCCAACGATCGAAGCCGTTTTCACGGCGACGTTTGTAACCTCGAAGCCAGGCTACGCGAAGCCGTCAGCTCAGCCGTATGTGGGTGAAATACACATCGTCGACATCGGCACGCCACAGGCACTTCTCCATGAAGTGCTTCGCTAG
- a CDS encoding GNAT family N-acetyltransferase — protein MPAFSGEIIRIDLNDPQHADALMHLLDQYSQDPMGSDAPLPPEVHENLIPRLREVEQFRGLLAHADGQFVGLANCFLGFSTFKAQPLINIHDLAVAPQARGQGVGSALLQAVEDLAKEEACAFVTLEVRADNRARQLYLRHGFVEGDPATDAMSFFKKPIKASL, from the coding sequence ATGCCTGCTTTTTCTGGCGAGATCATTCGCATCGATCTGAACGATCCGCAGCACGCCGATGCGTTGATGCATCTGTTGGATCAATACTCGCAAGATCCCATGGGAAGCGACGCCCCGTTGCCGCCTGAGGTGCATGAGAATCTGATTCCGCGCCTGCGAGAAGTCGAGCAGTTCCGCGGGCTGTTGGCCCATGCGGACGGACAGTTTGTCGGGCTGGCGAATTGTTTCCTTGGTTTCTCAACGTTCAAAGCTCAGCCGCTGATCAATATTCATGACCTGGCGGTGGCCCCACAAGCACGCGGCCAAGGTGTTGGCAGCGCACTGCTTCAAGCCGTCGAAGATCTCGCGAAGGAAGAGGCCTGTGCGTTTGTCACACTGGAAGTCCGGGCCGATAACCGGGCCCGGCAGTTGTATCTGCGACATGGCTTCGTCGAAGGTGACCCGGCCACCGATGCGATGAGTTTTTTCAAGAAGCCGATCAAAGCATCGCTCTAG